The DNA sequence ATAGAGCCCATCGTAACTCTGAATCCTGTCATGCATCAAAGTGGCTCCAGCGTTGTTTTCCAAGAAATGAATAGATCTAGGTGTAACACTAACAATTCTATTTGTAAAGTAATCTGGGGGTGAATTATAAAAATCTGATAATTTATCCTTTAAGTCCACCATATCCACCAAAGTCGTCTTTAAATCCTTTAAATGAGGAGAATTCTTAATCGATGCAGCTAAAGTCAAACCTGCAGGACCGCCACCAACGATTAATACATCCGTTAACGTTGGGGCTGAAGATTTGACTGTTGCCAAACCTCTCACCAATATACGCCGAGTAAGCATAACTTTCGAAAAGAGCATGCCTCTGTGCCAAAACAGGTTCACTTAAAGACCAATTTGGGTTATTGAATGAAGAGAGCTATCGTCACAATTATATATGTTCCTTCTAATTCTGTATCACAAATTCTAGAAAGGATATTTTCCAGAAACAGTTTAAGGTCTGCGTGTTTCTTCTGCTgcaagaaggaaaaaaagaaaaggaaaacaatagCGTGAATATATTCTATTCAACAAGAGTAGATTGCTTTTTCcttgaattttgaaagtttgCCTCCTTAGCTTAGTGGTAGAGCGTTGCACTTGTAATGCAAAGGTCGTTAGTTCAATTCTGACAGGTGgcaaatttttatttgtcaatattaataattGAGATGCCCCTAATTTTTGGCACCGCCCTCGACGGAAAAAGTAGAAAAGACGTCAGAAATTAGATGGTTCCTATGGGAGTTATTAACTAATAACCCCGAAAAATGGCTCTTCAACGATGAATGCTCGCTCACGGAGGTTATCTTCACCCCTATTTTAATTTTCCTTCTAAGGTCACAGCTAGGTGTAAggttatatatatatatatatatatatatatatatatatatatataggtAGAGGTATTTCCTCATTGATTTAGAGTACGCATACGTGCAGAAGTACGTATTGCCAAAAAGGTCTAGTAGCAGCTctataaaaacaaaacggAAGAACAGAATGTCAAAGGCAGTAGGTGATTTAGGCTTGGTTGGTTTGGCCGTGATGGGCCAAAATTTGATCTTAAACGCAGCAGATCACGGATTTACCGTAGTTGCTTACAATAGGACACAATCAAAAGTAGATAGGTTTTTAGCTAATGAggcaaaaggaaaatcaaTAATTGGTGCAACTTCAATCGAAGACTTGGTTGCAAAACTAAAGAAACCTAGAAAGATTATGCTCTTGATCAAAGCCGGTGCCCCGGTCGACATTCTAATAAGGGAACTTGTACCACATCTGGATAAGGGCGACATTATCATTGACGGTGGTAATTCACATTTCCCAGACACTAACAGACGCTACGAAGAGCTGACCAAACAAGGCATTCTTTTTGTGGGTTCTGGAGTCTCAGGCGGTGAAGATGGTGCACGCTTCGGTCCATCTTTAATGCCTGGCGGGTCCGCAGAAGCTTGGCCGCACATCAAGAACATCTTCCAATCTATTGCTGCTAAATCGGATGGTGAGCCATGCTGCGAATGGGTGGGACCTGCTGGGTCTGGCCACTATGTGAAGATGGTACATAACGGTATTGAGTACGGTGATATGCAGTTGATTTGCGAGGCTTACGACATCATGAAACGAATTGGCCGGTTTACCGATAAAGAGATCAGCGAAGTGTTTGACAAGTGGAACACTGGTGTTTTAgattctttcttgattgaAATCACGAGAgacattttgaaattcGATGATGTTGACGGTAAGCCATTggtagaaaaaattatggaTACCGCTGGTCAAAAGGGCACTGGTAAATGGACTGCAATCAATGCCTTAGATTTAGGTATGCCGGTCACTTTAATCGGCGAGGCTGTTTTCTCTCGTTGTTTGTCAGCCATAAAAGACGAACGTAAAAGAGCTTCAAAACTTTTGGCAGGACCAACGGTGCCAAAAAATGCAATTCATGACAGACAACAATTTGTATACGATTTAGAGCAAGCATTGTATGCATCAAAGATTATTTCATATGCTCAAGGTTTTATGCTGATCCGGGAGGCCGCCAGATCATACGGGTGGAAATTGAACAATCCCGCCATTGCTCTAATGTGGAGAGGCGGCTGTATAATCAGATCTATCTTCTTAGCCGAAATCACGAAGGCCTATAGGGACGATCcagatttggaaaatttgttaTTCAACAAGTTTTTCGCTTCTGCAGTTACTAAGGCCCAATCTGGTTGGAGAAGGTCTATTGCTCTTGCTGCGACTTACGGTGTTCCAACTCCAGCTTTCTCTACTGCGTTAGCTTTTTATGACGGCTACAGATCTGAGAGGTTGCCAGCAAATCTGTTACAAGCTCAACGTGATTACTTTGGCGCTCATACCTTTAGAGTTTTACCCGAATGTGCTTCTGCCCATTTGCCGGTGGATAAGGATATTCATATCAACTGGACTGGACACGGAGGGAATATTTCTTCCTCCACCTACCAAGCTTGAGGGATCAAGtgtaagtttttttttttcctgaGTTGTcctaaaaaattttatacatatatgcttcttttcgtttattatatatctatatttACAAACCTTTTACTCACTGATGCAATTTGTTTCCAAATacttttttggaaatttcaTAACTAGATATCATAATCGCGCAACTTGGTGCTATCTTAATTACTCTCGCAGCCAGGCCCGTGTAGAGGGCTGCAAGGCCTTCTGTACGCCATATAGTCTCTAGAAATTTGAACATGTTTCTAGACCTGTTGCTACCCCTCGAATCGTTATTGTTCATCATAGATATTTGCCATCTCGTTTTACCGACGTCAAAGGGGTGCGTACAAATAGCAGCTATCATCCCGCTTATGCAACCGCTGGCAAAACTGTTTATGAAATGAATCCAGTTTGCATCCTTAGGTGCAAATTGAGTAGAATCCAGCCATAGTTTTTCCTTACAGAGTTCATATGAACTCCAATATATTGCGCTGAACGGGACGTCTCTCCATAGAGTGATCTCCAAACCTTTGAAAAGGGCCCTAGAAGGACctaccattttcatttcttgcCTCGTCTCGTCTAACAAATCTTTAACCATCATCCATGTTTTTGTGGATTTTGATGATCTCGGTATACTTTGCAGTTTAGTTTTAACTAATTCCAAAGGTGCAATACTTGTTGCTGCAAATACCCTCGCAATTGCTCCACAAAAGAGGGGGTTTAATGTTGGGTACGTCGAGGCTATAGGGGAAACATCTCTTATGTATTCATAACCACTAAAATAAACCATGTTAGCGGGAATAGCCATCAATAGGGTTAAAGAAATACCCCTCCATAAACTTGTTATACCTTCGACGCTGGCAATTTTCGTGAATGCTTCCAAAGTACCGTTGAACTTCAACGATGAATTTTTACAGTGCAGTTCTTGAAAACAAGCACTCTCCCAAAATATTTTCCCGTTGTTCAAGTTCTGTCCTCTTACATTGGTAAATGTTTTTAGTTTCGACCCTGAACTAACGGCTTGGGATACTTCGGCAGGACCATCGCATGAACAGTCGGGAATCatctgctgctgctgtaGCCGTATTCTCACCACGTCCATTGGtgtcaaaatcaaagaagtGAGTACTGATCCAGTACCAGCACTTAGCATTCGTTCTTTTAGGGTCAGGCTGTTACTTGTATTTCGATCACTCATATCGTATTATCTACGCTTGTCGTTCCCTTTTTTATGATACCTTATGCCTTTGGCTCATACAATTCTTGTGAGATTAAGTGGCACAAATGTGAGGGTACTGCGCCCCAATTCCAGAGGAATAGCcttccaaaaaatatgcCAAGGTGACTGAATGTGTCTTGTTCTCTCATTGCTATTCAGAGATCTTCAAAGATGGCGAAAAATAACGTTGCGCGTGTTTGGGTGGGTGCCAAAAGTGTCAAACATCACCCACGCAAAGGCAACCAAGAGGATTAAAGAGGACCGCTGCTTCTGTATCGGTTGATGTTAGTAACATGCAGAAACAAAGGTGATACTTTATAAATAGTAAATCATACATAAGTATATATGCCGCAAAATAGTCacaactttcttttctttaatttacCTGTTGCGGTAGAAATCCTCTTGCTTGTGTTGAGCTTCTTATCACCGGATATGTACTCCcttggaaaaaattcattgattcttttttgctttccCTTTTTCTTACGCTTATTAACGTCTCTAATCAAGGGAATGAGAATTTCATCGGACTTTTCGTGTGGCCAACCCAATTGATTCTTCATAAATGAACGAAGCATATCTAGGTCTGGCACTCCCCAAACAAACGGTGTGGTATCATGATCCACTTCTGGTCTCATGTACGCGTCATAAACCATGACACTCGGAAAATCATCGTCCAAGATAACTTCATTATTTaccaatttctttctcaagtctttttcaaatttgtttTCCGCCTCTTGCTTACGTTTATCAAACTGTCCATTATTATACCAgtctttgaaattctttaGGTTTCCAAATTCCGCAATCACTTCTATGCTCGAAACAGGGCCCATACCCTTCAATCCATTAGTGTAATCACTCCCCAAAAGCTGTGCCAACTCAATCATATTCTTCCTATCCAAACCCAACAATTTTAAAATAGATTCTGCATCATAAAACTCGACATAGTTCTTTTCATGGAacatatttttgtaaatttttgtaCCTCCAAATAAAAAGACATCACTATCATCGGTAATTATACCATCGACAAGGTTCAGTTGTAATAATTCCGCACACTGTGCTTCAGCTTCCATAGGTGCGGTAATATATGGAATACCAAATCTTGATAGTAATTCTTGCACTTCTTTGATCATATCCATAGTCACTTCATCGGAGTCTCTTTTATCCTTCATCTGCTGTTCGAATAATTCGTCCTCCATAAAAGCATTCTCGGCCACGTTTCTTCCATCGGAAGTCGACAAAGTTGTGTTTTTAAATGTATCAAATTCTTCCTGTTCCTTTATCATGTTTTCTACTatgttatcttcttcattctcAGAGAAGTCATAATCAAATACGAGAGGCTCTCTGTGCTCCTTATCTGAAGACCCGACTTTTCCACTATCATTATCCTCCACTTCCCTCGATATCTGAAACCTGGTGGGAACGTCCTCAAATACTTCATCTGATAAAACTTCTAAGTCATCATTATCTTTTGCGTCATTTGAGCCCTCTTCAATCTCGGTTTCTCTTTCTAATATTTCGGCAGCATTTAGGCCAGTCAAAAGTTCGTAGCTATTCACATTATCGGTAGTTTCAGCTCCACTTTCTTGTTTATTCCTCGCATTTTTGTCTTCCACAAAATTGGTGGTGCTATAAGGGTTATACGATGGCTGGGAGGTAGTAGAAGAAAACCAGCTGGGCATTTCAGGAATTGGAGGCTTCTCCTTCGTAGCCTCTCGGGCCACATTACTCTTAGcttcattttgaaaaagcagggaatttttgttgttgaagTCAAATTGTGGTATCTTGTGagaaatgaaattcaaattttgcTCCCCTTCTGTTAAAACGGCccctttctctttcagcTCAGACGGCAATCTAAACTCCGGAATAGTTGTATTGCTGGTCTTTTCAAGGACTGATTCTGATGTGCTATTCAAATTTGTCACATGATGTAGTTGCTTACGGTCCGGTTGTGCCCCAAGTGATCCATACTGCAATATCGGTGAACGAGACTCTTCAACATTTGAAGTTGTTGACTCAGCgatttttgatttgtcGCCCGATTCgggtttcttttctatcttAGAAAGTTGCACTGCCTCCATCATTTCAATTTCCTCAATTTGTTTCAGGTAatcttcatcgtcgtcattGTCGTCTTCCACGCTGATTCTGTTAATTCTGGTTGTTGGAGTGTTTTTGATGGGTGATGCCTGATCGTGTCTTTTGTCCAAGAACGATTTACTGCCAGCACTGTTAACGGATTGGCCCATGTAAGGTAGCCTTGCAgctttcaaagaaaaatcttcaatcAACTTGACGCTCTTGGGTTTGAGTTCCACTTCTTCCCACTCACATTCATCAGAATCCCATCCCTCACCTTCCGGTCGGTTGCTCCTCTTCTGCGGAGTTGTCGTCTTGTTAGAAGGCTCACCTCGCACTATTTTAAAGGTACCATCCTGCAAGTCATCCCACTGGAGCACGTCGCCGTCTTCAGCATTACCATCTAACTGCTTTATCAAGGCGCCTGAATCTTTATCGTCTATTACGATTGCCTTTTGGGCATCAGAACCATCATTTGACCCTAACCCAAGAATCCACCCATTATCAGTCTTTGTCAACTTGtactctttatttttttgaccaGATATCCTATTGATCACCTCCTGGTTCAGTTTAGACGCTCCGCCATCCTGGAACCCAGTGGTATTAATCAATTTCtgagtgaaaaaattccttCTTTTGACCATATctatttgaaattttgaaaaatccatGCTATTTGGGAAAATGGTTTCCAATTGCTCCTTCGAGTATCCCATCCTCAGTCTGGATTTCAGCCTCAAAGACGATAATATCAAATACTGTGTAGCCTTTGGCAGCTCCTCAAACTCAGCCGATGCCGGATTTATGGTGTCCAGATCAATGTCTTCCAATCCATCACCATCTATCGAATTCATGAGcctttcaaaagttttagTAGAATCAACTCTTGCATCTTCCCTGTCGTATTTAAACCCCGGTATATCGGGCAGATCCCATTCGTCCTGAGGTTTGAAGATCTGCACACTACTGCCATTATTCGGTGTGGAATTTTTTGCGCTATCGTTTGAGCCGTTTTGCAATTGCAAAGCCAGCAGCTTTCTAGCGGTAGATTTCGCACTGTCtcgttttccttgtcttctttctttcctttgCCGTATAGTTTCCCTTTTCAATACGGGCACACCACCGTCAAACACGAACACCGGCCTGATTCCAAAGTATAATAGCTTACAAATTCTTCTGAAGAACCCAGTAATGTGAGAATTCTTCACCGCATTTCCCTCCTGATCACGGACGGCTTTCAAAAACTGATATATCCAAATGGAGGCATCTACTGCCATCCTCTTGTCTTCTAGGGATTCCAACCTCACCGGTCTAGCCGTGGGACCTGCAATATCCCAAAATGAATGAACACCCATTTCTGTTGTCCGACCTTCTTTCGAATACGCTTTGCTTCATGAGATGACGTGTAGAACCTTCAATGATTTACATACAGTTTTTCAATCCCTTTAAAATCTCTATGTGTGGCGCcaccttttctttttttttttttttttttttcatctctGGCCTTCGCTTTCCCTCATAATGCCTCCAGTAAGATTCGAATGGGCcatacaaaaagaaaaaagaacaaagtgAAAATCAGCAgataatagaaaaaaaaacaaaattaaaTATCGTGGTCACACCACTCACTGTTCCAAAACCTCTAAAAGCATAAAAAAtgaaccaaaaaaaatcaaaaacaagTGTGAGGCGTCCACATATGCAACTCTTGCTTATCGTTTAATATTCGAGATAGCAGCTAGtaaaattattgattttcgatgttttctctttttctttctttttgaacGGTACCTTTTTCCCAACTATCTTCCAATGGTGTCTGCACTTTGGAAATCAGTTACAAACGCTCTTGGTAAGGTATGCCTTTACCAAACAAGACGTCGCTCTTATTCGGCCAGGTGTCAGTAAATACTGTGACGCACCCATCCACCCCGCGCACTaattttgcaaaatttGGGGGCAGGTTGAGAAAACTCCATAGAAAAAATCGACTTTGAATTAATTCCGCACAACGTCGCCGTGTTGGCTAAAGAGAACGGAAAATGGATAACATGATAAAAGCacaaatatatacatatacacaGCAGCGGTTTCACAGGATCGTCTGTATGAGACACAACTAGGTCTTCTGCTGCTAATGTGCGTTCTCCAAACGCATCTGCACAGCCCATGGCGAACcatttattcattttattattattattattattattattattttgtacATTAATATTATCGTGctatatattattattattattagtattattattattaggTGCAAGTGAAACGACAAGTTCGGTGCAGTCACTTGTCTGGGTGCTCCTCTTCTCTGTTACAGCGGTCTCCATCTGGATGCTGCAACCATCGCCGGCTTCTactaattttcttttcctttttgttttttttttctagttttttattttctagTTTTCTGCTCGTATTCTGTTGGTTTTCCTGTGTCTCTCCTTTTAACAAGTCACCCATTCTCTGCGAAGAAGCGGTCGCACCaacaaaatagaaataGCACCGGACGCCCGATCGCTTATTACTCGCAATCATAGTTGCCAATCACAGCCGGGCACACTCGGGATCTACCGTAGAATCCTATGCGTCACACACGAAGACAGGCTACGAACCGTCGAGGTCCTCGCGGCGTATGTGATTAGTATTGTTTTGACCTCATCCATACACCCTGAGATATCTGTCGCACCTCCGGTTATGCTAAAAATTCTGAAAGTATATAAACCATGaccttttcttcctttaaaGCACCTTCCTATTCGGTATCCTTCCATTGTTTTActgtcaatttttttttgctgcCTATCACttcttatttattatttaaaaaattctctaTATTAACTAATTGTCCAAAATATAAGCATACGCTCATATTTACTGTCTTAAAAGTCATAACTATACCATAGTTTTCCCCCTCTTTGtcgcctttttttcaaactatTTTCCCCCGTGAGACAGcgactgaaaaaaaaaaacgacTGCGCAGAAGGcttatataaaaaaaaaagaaatacttGTTCACTTTCGAGCATTGAACTATTGTCATTACCTCTAGATGGGCAACAAATTCACAATGGAGTCACCTAAACATTTGGTGGATGATGTGCTTTTCATATCACCCACCAATGATGGATCAGAAGGAAAGCCTACGGAAGTCACGTTCCAGGAAGATGAAGGTCATGACGCTAGCTTGCATAATCGCAACCATGACAAGAAGTCGGAACTGGCCACCGAACGAGAAATTATGGCTACAACCACGGATGACGATGGTATCCCGTCTCCTTCTCACCCAATGGAAAAGCGTGTTCTGCGCAAAATGGATATTTACTTGATTCCGCTTATGGGACTACTATATTTCCTTTCCAACTTGGATAAATCGAATATTGGTAACGCAGAGGTTGCAGGTCTATCCAAGGACATCAACCTTGTTGGGACGCAATATAACACATGTGTCACTGTTTTTTTCGCGACGTATGTGCTTTTCGACCCCATAGGTACTAACCTTCTGAAAATCATGGGTCCGCCATTAATGATGAGTATCTGTTTGACCTGTTTTGGTGCTATTTCTTTGGGGACTGCTTGGGTTAAGAATTATGCTCAATTGATCGTCGTCAGACTACTGCTAGGTGCCTTTGAAGGTATGATTTATCCCGCTATTAACATGTATCTTTCGGTCTGCTATAGAAGAGAACAATACGCCCTGAGGTTCGCCTTTGTCTTCAGTGCAGCCTGTTTGTCTTCATCTTTTGGTGGGCTGATTGCTTACGGTTGTTCCAAGATTAGCGGTGCTTTAAAAGATTGGCAATACATTTACATTGTCGAAGGTTGTCTCTCCCTGGGGTTCGTACCATTCTATGCCTTCGGCTTGAgcaaaaatttggaagattcgtggtttttcaataaggaggaaaaagaatacatTTCCGAGAGATACAAGACAATGAACACTTTTGACCCGGACGAAAAATTCGAATGGTTCCAAGTGTGGCAGGCCGTCAAAGATGTCAAGACTTGGGCTAGTGCCGTTGCCTTATTCGGTATCGATTTGACTACTTTTGGTCTAACTGTCTTCTTACCAATCATCATTACCAGTATGGGGTTCACGAATGTCAGAGCCCAATTGATGACCGTCCCCATCTATTTCCTCACAGCAATTGTGTTCTTCATCTGTGCTGTTTGGTCCGATCGTATAAAGTTAAGATCTCCATT is a window from the Saccharomyces paradoxus chromosome VII, complete sequence genome containing:
- the GND2 gene encoding phosphogluconate dehydrogenase (decarboxylating) GND2 (6-phosphogluconate dehydrogenase (decarboxylating)~similar to YGR256W) — protein: MSKAVGDLGLVGLAVMGQNLILNAADHGFTVVAYNRTQSKVDRFLANEAKGKSIIGATSIEDLVAKLKKPRKIMLLIKAGAPVDILIRELVPHLDKGDIIIDGGNSHFPDTNRRYEELTKQGILFVGSGVSGGEDGARFGPSLMPGGSAEAWPHIKNIFQSIAAKSDGEPCCEWVGPAGSGHYVKMVHNGIEYGDMQLICEAYDIMKRIGRFTDKEISEVFDKWNTGVLDSFLIEITRDILKFDDVDGKPLVEKIMDTAGQKGTGKWTAINALDLGMPVTLIGEAVFSRCLSAIKDERKRASKLLAGPTVPKNAIHDRQQFVYDLEQALYASKIISYAQGFMLIREAARSYGWKLNNPAIALMWRGGCIIRSIFLAEITKAYRDDPDLENLLFNKFFASAVTKAQSGWRRSIALAATYGVPTPAFSTALAFYDGYRSERLPANLLQAQRDYFGAHTFRVLPECASAHLPVDKDIHINWTGHGGNISSSTYQA
- the MTM1 gene encoding Mtm1p (Mitochondrial protein of the mitochondrial carrier family~similar to YGR257C), whose amino-acid sequence is MSDRNTSNSLTLKERMLSAGTGSVLTSLILTPMDVVRIRLQQQQMIPDCSCDGPAEVSQAVSSGSKLKTFTNVRGQNLNNGKIFWESACFQELHCKNSSLKFNGTLEAFTKIASVEGITSLWRGISLTLLMAIPANMVYFSGYEYIRDVSPIASTYPTLNPLFCGAIARVFAATSIAPLELVKTKLQSIPRSSKSTKTWMMVKDLLDETRQEMKMVGPSRALFKGLEITLWRDVPFSAIYWSSYELCKEKLWLDSTQFAPKDANWIHFINSFASGCISGMIAAICTHPFDVGKTRWQISMMNNNDSRGSNRSRNMFKFLETIWRTEGLAALYTGLAARVIKIAPSCAIMISSYEISKKVFGNKLHQ
- the RAD2 gene encoding ssDNA endodeoxyribonuclease RAD2 (Single-stranded DNA endonuclease~similar to YGR258C), with the protein product MGVHSFWDIAGPTARPVRLESLEDKRMAVDASIWIYQFLKAVRDQEGNAVKNSHITGFFRRICKLLYFGIRPVFVFDGGVPVLKRETIRQRKERRQGKRDSAKSTARKLLALQLQNGSNDSAKNSTPNNGSSVQIFKPQDEWDLPDIPGFKYDREDARVDSTKTFERLMNSIDGDGLEDIDLDTINPASAEFEELPKATQYLILSSLRLKSRLRMGYSKEQLETIFPNSMDFSKFQIDMVKRRNFFTQKLINTTGFQDGGASKLNQEVINRISGQKNKEYKLTKTDNGWILGLGSNDGSDAQKAIVIDDKDSGALIKQLDGNAEDGDVLQWDDLQDGTFKIVRGEPSNKTTTPQKRSNRPEGEGWDSDECEWEEVELKPKSVKLIEDFSLKAARLPYMGQSVNSAGSKSFLDKRHDQASPIKNTPTTRINRISVEDDNDDDEDYLKQIEEIEMMEAVQLSKIEKKPESGDKSKIAESTTSNVEESRSPILQYGSLGAQPDRKQLHHVTNLNSTSESVLEKTSNTTIPEFRLPSELKEKGAVLTEGEQNLNFISHKIPQFDFNNKNSLLFQNEAKSNVAREATKEKPPIPEMPSWFSSTTSQPSYNPYSTTNFVEDKNARNKQESGAETTDNVNSYELLTGLNAAEILERETEIEEGSNDAKDNDDLEVLSDEVFEDVPTRFQISREVEDNDSGKVGSSDKEHREPLVFDYDFSENEEDNIVENMIKEQEEFDTFKNTTLSTSDGRNVAENAFMEDELFEQQMKDKRDSDEVTMDMIKEVQELLSRFGIPYITAPMEAEAQCAELLQLNLVDGIITDDSDVFLFGGTKIYKNMFHEKNYVEFYDAESILKLLGLDRKNMIELAQLLGSDYTNGLKGMGPVSSIEVIAEFGNLKNFKDWYNNGQFDKRKQEAENKFEKDLRKKLVNNEVILDDDFPSVMVYDAYMRPEVDHDTTPFVWGVPDLDMLRSFMKNQLGWPHEKSDEILIPLIRDVNKRKKKGKQKRINEFFPREYISGDKKLNTSKRISTATGKLKKRKL
- the TNA1 gene encoding Tna1p (High affinity nicotinic acid plasma membrane permease~similar to YGR260W), translating into MGNKFTMESPKHLVDDVLFISPTNDGSEGKPTEVTFQEDEGHDASLHNRNHDKKSELATEREIMATTTDDDGIPSPSHPMEKRVLRKMDIYLIPLMGLLYFLSNLDKSNIGNAEVAGLSKDINLVGTQYNTCVTVFFATYVLFDPIGTNLLKIMGPPLMMSICLTCFGAISLGTAWVKNYAQLIVVRLLLGAFEGMIYPAINMYLSVCYRREQYALRFAFVFSAACLSSSFGGLIAYGCSKISGALKDWQYIYIVEGCLSLGFVPFYAFGLSKNLEDSWFFNKEEKEYISERYKTMNTFDPDEKFEWFQVWQAVKDVKTWASAVALFGIDLTTFGLTVFLPIIITSMGFTNVRAQLMTVPIYFLTAIVFFICAVWSDRIKLRSPFILGACLTTSIGIAIVLGSQVHGVRYFGVYILCMGIYVNAACNCLWLSGNTGNYFKRATALGINLFFGSGSGLVSGQIFVAKDKPRYIKGLSISLAFQVFSIFMTIVQIFLYKRENDRKKAIIDRCNELGEPIPYDERLSDKNPEFKYMY